A DNA window from Trypanosoma brucei brucei TREU927 chromosome 11 chr11_scaffold01 genomic scaffold, whole genome shotgun sequence contains the following coding sequences:
- a CDS encoding 1-acyl-sn-glycerol-3-phosphate acyltransferase protein, putative (similar to 1-acyl-sn-glycerol-3-phosphate acyltransferase (EC 2.3.1.51) (1-AGPacyltransferase) (1- AGPAT) (Lysophosphatidic acid acyltransferase)(LPAAT). (Swiss-Prot:Q42670) (Cocos nucifera)), with protein MGANYAVRCLATVYLFLLMLIGWIGAWLLQLVVITFTYPFWTSEQRADCCALIFRIANFLSLDALNPFWKSTILRPFPNVQEKKVLVVMNHLSGADPFLMVRVLLPRDAAWVAKNDLFRVPFGGWAMANGDDLCVQFKNKKAGLETVKGTVAPMMEAARAKIHRGRMLAVFPEGARNDTPENGLKPFRPGFFTLAKEEGATIVPIAISGTDDCWPKHSFLMDVGHAYFSCGDPIATNNFNTVEELVDYVWNAVTDLRSTHPSTKENSHKDR; from the coding sequence ATGGGAGCCAACTACGCGGTTCGTTGCCTTGCAACAGTTTATTTATTCCTCCTGATGTTGATCGGTTGGATAGGAGCATGGCTTCTGCAGTTGGTTGTCATTACTTTCACTTATCCCTTTTGGACAAGCGAGCAACGCGCCGATTGTTGTGCACTGATCTTTCGAATCGCCAACTTTTTGTCCTTAGACGCGTTAAATCCATTCTGGAAGAGCACTATTTTGCGACCTTTCCCGAAtgtacaggaaaaaaaagttcttGTGGTGATGAATCATCTCAGTGGTGCTGATCCTTTTCTTATGGTTCGTGTATTGCTCCCACGTGACGCCGCATGGGTTGCAAAAAATGACCTCTTCCGTGTTCCTTTTGGTGGTTGGGCCATGGCTAATGGGGATGATCTTTGCGTACAAtttaagaacaaaaaagcggGATTGGAAACGGTGAAGGGAACTGTTGCGCCAATGATGGAGGCAGCCCGCGCTAAGATTCATCGTGGTCGCATGCTTGCTGTTTTTCCTGAGGGTGCTCGAAATGACACTCCTGAGAATGGATTGAAACCGTTCAGGCCGGGGTTCTTCACATtggcaaaggaagaaggtgcAACTATTGTACCCATTGCGATTAGTGGAACGGATGATTGTTGGCCGAAGCACTCGTTTCTTATGGACGTGGGTCATGCGTATTTTTCTTGCGGCGACCCCATCGCAACGAATAATTTTAATACAGTGGAAGAGTTGGTAGATTACGTGTGGAATGCGGTGACGGATCTTCGTTCAACACACCCTTCAACAAAGGAGAATAGTCACAAGGACCGCTAG
- a CDS encoding chaperone protein DnaJ (similar to SP:Q9D832: DnaJ homolog subfamily B member 4. {Mus musculus;}) encodes MADLYDVLGILHDAEDDAIAKAYRRHSMAVNPQCNPDHPDPAALEKQFKHVSQAYVVLSNPKARGIYDLYGEEGVRHGGTGAQGIPGGIDLDAIDPYAVFRSFFGVDNPFQVIGEINGLRNNRHNFFSSTAVIPKSLVKAPSIEVQLPVTLEDVYYGAVRRASWKCSFVRQGNETVVEEFFELRVPKGAHAGDKFVVDGKGDWEEGRARGDVVVVLELLPHERFRREGDDLVVRVPITLREALCGVTLTVQTMEGTDVAVLIDEIVHPKYSRRVVGQGLPRNDEPSNPRGDLIVECDTTFPGFLTLEQKSELSRILDAK; translated from the coding sequence ATGGCCGATCTATACGATGTTCTCGGAATCTTACACGATGCGGAGGACGATGCAATCGCTAAGGCGTACCGTCGCCACTCCATGGCGGTGAATCCACAATGCAATCCGGATCACCCTGATCCAGCTGCACTGGAAAAGCAATTCAAACACGTTTCACAGGCATATGTCGTGCTCTCAAACCCCAAAGCACGAGGCATCTACGACCTGTATGGCGAGGAGGGTGTTCGGCATGGTGGGACGGGCGCGCAGGGCATTCCTGGTGGGATTGATCTTGACGCGATAGATCCCTATGCTGTGTTTCGGAGTTTCTTTGGTGTTGACAACCCGTTTCAGGTGATTGGGGAGATCAATGGACTACGCAACAATAGACACAACTTCTTCAGTAGTACTGCTGTGATCCCCAAGAGTCTCGTGAAGGCACCATCCATCGAGGTGCAGCTGCCCGTTACGCTAGAGGATGTGTATTACGGTGCCGTACGGCGAGCGTCTTGGAAGTGCAGTTTTGTCCGCCAGGGCAACGAAACGGTGGTGGAGGAGTTCTTTGAGCTCCGCGTGCCGAAAGGTGCACATGCGGGAGATAAATTTGTTGTTGACGGTAAGGGCGACTGGGAGGAGGGCCGGGCACGTGGTGATGTGGTCGTGGTGTTGGAATTACTTCCACATGAGCGTTTCCGCCGTGAAGGTGACGATCTTGTCGTGAGGGTGCCCATTACCCTTAGGGAGGCACTCTGTGGCGTAACCCTAACCGTACAAACGATGGAAGGCACTGATGTTGCGGTTCTCATTGATGAAATCGTGCACCCAAAGTACAGCCGTCGCGTCGTTGGCCAAGGACTTCCACGTAATGACGAGCCCTCTAACCCGCGTGGCGACCTCATCGTCGAGTGTGACACAACATTTCCAGGATTTCTCACGCTAGAACAGAAATCCGAGTTGAGCCGTATTCTAGATGCCAAGTAA